Below is a genomic region from Peromyscus leucopus breed LL Stock chromosome 17, UCI_PerLeu_2.1, whole genome shotgun sequence.
ACGGAggaatgttagtattctgacccactCCTTGGGGACCCGCCCAGCATCCTGACATCATCTTATGTGaagtcccctttaagaaaaaCTCCTTCCAATTcactctctcccacctctccccagaggtagcatgcatctctctctctctctctcctctctctctctctctctctctctctctctctctctctctctctctctctctctctctctctccatccctccccctctcctccctccctccctctctctctctgtctctgtctctcaataAAAAACTTTCCATGTGGTTGCCTCATCAGCTACATGAGTAGCTTTTCACAGCACCACACTGCTGTCCACCCTGCCCACACGGCATGCCTCACCCACACGGGGCACATTGATCCAAACCCACCAAAGCCTCTCATGTCATTTCACAACAGTAACagaataaaagacaagaaaataggAAACTGACTCTCAGAGatattaaggaaagaaatgtggGGGTTGTAGGATGAGTCAGCAAGAGCCCAGTCCTGCTGACTGCTGCTGCTTGGGCCTCTCTTTAGGGACTATCTGCAAATTCCCTCCTTTCAGTCTCACAGCCTCTCCTTAGGATATCTCTGCAAATTCCTTCCGTTTGGGTTTCACAGTCTCTGTCTTAAGGTATATCTGCAAATTCCCTCTTCTGGGCTTTGATGTGAAGCCCATGGAACCTGACTTTCTATGTACACTCTAGAAATAGTAAAAACAATACTTACCACATGGCACTACCAATAATCCAAATGTCCTATGAAAGTTGAGTAAAGAAAATTATTCCCTAAAAAATATTGATGTAAATTAACTCAAAGGTATTTTTGTCTCTTATTTGTTTGggcttaaaaaaaacaataaacaacaacaacaacaacaaaaccttactggtcttttgcatGTATCTTATGGATTCcaaagctgtgatttttttttacgagttttgtttgtgtatgtgtgtgtctctgcatgtgtatgagtgtctcaTGCACTTTGTTTGTTGGctaattttattcttgtttatttgtttattgttttgtctgctagttttctaaagagagggagagagaaggcatCAAGTTGGAGTGGTGGGGAGGCTCTAGGAAGAGATTCAAGAGGGAAAACCATGATCTAGTCACATGTATTTGGTCAAATGCTCCATTAGGGAGTGGTTGGcacattcattttattcttttaagaaaaatatttacttatttttattttgtaagtataAGAaatttgcctgcatgcatgtgtgtgtgcctattcCTATGCAGACCAGAATAGGCAGTCaaaatcccctagaactggagttacagaaatctatgagctgccatgtgggtgctgaaactgaacctgtgtcctctgcaagaaacactaatactcttaactactgagccatccttacagacccatattttctctaattaaCCTTAGCTGTTGTTCATAAATTCTGGCTAGTTTACCTTTGTAACATATTACAAACCTAAATactgtaattttttctttttcctttttgtttgttgtacCAAACaacatagttttttattttatttaatattgtttctgagttttctttctttcaatgtaAATTTGTAAGTCTCTGACTCAAGTGTTTTAGTGATTTAGTGGCATTATCAAAATTCCTATCATATCTTGTGATAGAGAGAGAGTTGTTTTTCTTACTCACTGCCACAACTGAGGAAGTTTCATCTTCCAGGAAGGGTTTTCAGGATCATTAATAATCTGGCATATGATATCACATGTGGATGCCCAACAAGCAGTTAGAAAGTAGAGCTGTGGATGGAACTGGTGGGTCAGAGACATTGAAGTGATGTTGGAGAAATGAAGGAACTCTTTTATAGTTCAATGATGTTTCTCCAACACTCCATAGTAGTAGAGCGTGTCTAAGTACCATCACTTATTCAAATATTGCCTCTAAAGAGTGGAAGTTAACTCCACTGGCCTCTGAAACCTCGGATATTACAGGTGACCCACTTATCCACTTGGGGGGgaggctcttcctcttccttcctcacagGCACTCAGACTCTACTGACCTGCAATCAGTAGCTGGGTAAGATGAGTCACAGCCTTGAGgatgttttcttcttaaaatctCCTGGACTCAAAGATGGGTGGAGGTGTGATCACTCCTGCACTTGTTTTGTGTCACAAACCAGTGTGCAAAAAGTCAATAAACTCGAAGTTACCTGTAATAATCAACTGTATTTCTTTAGCAGTGATCATATGTGTGATTTTTTGATTTGTGAAAACTGGCAACAAACCTTTTCTTCTGGTATTTTTAGAGTGTGGGTTATTTTTTGGTGAGTTCACATCAAACCCCAGACGAGAGAATTTACAGAGGTAGAGACCAAGGAGAAGCTGTGAAGAGACCATCTACCAACAGCTGTCTTCCAACCGTGAGCCACTGTCAGGTTCTaagcaaggaaaataaataatccCATTAAATGACAGAAGTTAGCACTCTAAAATACAGAAGTTAAGGTGGAACATTGGCTAGTGGTGAAATACAAGGAATTTGGCCACAGCCCTGTTACCAATCCTTTAGTGCCTCTGAGTAAGGCAATTAACATCTTCAAAGTTCCTGTACAAAGCCACAAAATATTGGTCAATAAAAGCAGCTACTTTATTGAGCTGTTGTGAAAACCTGTTACTGGAATAGATAAAAAGAtcttaacaataaataaatataagctaATATAAATGTattgcatatattatatacattgaGAATGCTACCCAGCATCATAAATTTCAAATTATCATGATTTCTATGAAGTCTCACAAAGCTGTTTTGACTctacaataaatgaaaatttagtatTCTCACCTTATGTAAGAAGTTGTTAAGTTCATTAGCATCTAAATGTTTTATCAAATACtcaataatttatatttgttaaaCTAGCAAGgatcatattttctagtttcaaatACCTAAAGAACTTTATGGCATTAGTAATTTCATTGTTAaagagaaatcaaacaaaataagcAGTTTTCTAAGTTAAAGTCAAAGTTGTTAAGTGTAAATAAGAAGAGTGAGACATCAAGTCTCCCTTGAAGATGGATGAGACTTGCATGAGAAGTGAAGTATATTAGAAATGTTAATGGTGGTGGGAAGATGAAAAATCGGGAAAGTCCAACAGAGTAATGTGCAGATTTTTCTGGCCAGAAGACCATGATGTTAGGATGATTAATGGAAAGTAGCTGAGCTTCACGTTAGGCTGAGGAGTTTCCTGAGACCATGGAGACAAACCTCCCTGTTCTAAAGATGAGTGTTCAGGAACCAGTGAATTCTAGTAGAATTTTAATTGTGAAGTCTATACAAGATTTCTGACTCCAGCCCCAGTTTACACACTTTTCCCTGTTTCCATGCTCTACAGGGAGTCTAGGTTTCAATAAGAAGCCATAACTTGAGTCTGCCCCAGAGTTGGCTAGAATGAGCCAATAAGCATGTGTTGTCCATTTGAAATTCCTGTGATGAGTGggatatgtttttgttttcatgataCCAAATGTTGCTTACTGGAATTTTTTCAGAGGATCATTGTAGTGATAAGTGATGTCATCTGGCCCCGTTGGTGGACATGTTGATAATGCCATGTTGATGAAGATGTGATTCCAATATGGACATGTCTTCTGAGCATCACAAACTATAGTAATTCTCAATTAGGATATAAACTGACAGTCCTTCAATGTTTTACCAAGGCCAAATGAAGGTAACTGTTTGAGACTCTTTGAGATTAGGCTAAACTGGGGACCCATGTGTGGGACAAAAGCATGCTTTCTATAACTGAACCTCGAACCTCAGaggtgtaccaggctttttctttggatcacctaccagctcccaaatcatgacagggagacttattattagttacaaATGCTCTTGTTCTAGCTTAGGCtcctttctggctagctcttttaacttaaattaacctgtttctctttatctaccttttgcctcggggctttttaacctttctttacatttctttctatatGTCCTGCTCAGTCGCTGCTGCCTGGTGGCTGCCTGGATGGCCCCAGCTTCTCCtatttctccctcattctctcctcttctctcttctcgtTCTTCTTCCCCTCATTCCTCTTGAGCCTAgacttctcctcctgtttattctctctgcgcACTAGCCTCACCTATCCATCTTCTCTGCCTAGCAATTgaccgttcagttctttattagaacaatcaggtgccttaggcaggaaaggtgaaacaaatgcagcacatctttacataattaaacacacatccttacattgttaaacaaacgTAATATAAGCAAATATAATACACCTTTATggagttaaagtaatattccacaacataagcaaatgtaacacatctttgcccagttaaagtaatattctacaacatgggGGAGTCTCTctcattaaatttgtttttacatttatttacctattgTATGTGTAGGGAGAACTCATGTGCCgcagtacatgtgtggaggtcagagcatagCTAATGGATCTGTTTGCTCCTTCCCCTGTGTGGATCCTAAGGTTGTTCAGGTGTGATGGTAACATCTCTCCCACGAAGCCATCTTGTTGTCcctcatttatttaatttctattataACTGACTTACTTTGTGCATGATTTGTTTCCTTGGTATTTTATCTCTTGACTcgcctttctctttgttttaccCTCTATTTTTCACTACATGAATTCATTGATATTCCTTCTTCAGGTGTCTTGTATTCATTTTCTCTGAATGAGATTGTTTCAGAAGAATATGTGAGCCTATTGTAGGAGAGATGCATTTGTGATCGAGTCCAGTGTaaattaagagaagaaagaagaggtatGTAACTTGGCCAGAATCATTTGAGCTTCTTTTTATCACTTTGTATCTAGAATCTGTGCTCCTTTTTGCAATTGCTACAATCTGGAGTCAGGGTTTTGTTTAAAACAGTTTCATTTAAGAGTCAGACACTTATGTTCAAAAGACTCTTGACTAAACTTGACAGCATCATGGGTAAATACCATGTAATTTCCAGTTCTCAAAGTGAACAGTACTTTGGTTTTCCCCATTCTGGGTACACAGAATATGCAGCATGTATTACCCCTTATATGTATCCAAAAGATTCAATTTCAGTCAAGTAAACTGTAGACTACTCCCATAATGGCAGGACAAGTCTTGGTTAGGcctggagatgcagagagagtATAAAACACTGGTTAAAAATAACCAATGAGTGACACACAATCTTGGAAAGATGCTTGAGGTATCCAAAATGTTTGTCATACTGGCTTCATGATGGTCAGTAGCATGATCAACTATCACAGGTGTAATATGGATGAGAACAGTGGAGCATAtatgatattttatgtatgacTGGGGTAGTGTAGTAATACACCCAGCATTTATGCTTCTAGATTTGTAACCATACAAGTGTTGCTTTTAGGCTATATGGTAAatttatacatgtgtattttaATTACACATGTACCCATATAATAATATACATTGATATTTTCCTACTTATTAGAAAAGCACAGAAAAAACTAAATTCTACCACTTGGGAAAGGATctcaatttataaaaatggattcaGAGACAGCAAATACCATGAATAATTTAAGGTAGGAGAAaaaattgatgtttttttttttcatgcacaaCATGAGTGAAAATAATCTTACTGGGGAAAAGGTAACCATTCAGTAAGAAAAGTGTCCTGGTGAATAATAGTGGTTTCTTGGAGCACCAGGAACAGAACATTTACTAGCTTGGCTGAGGATGAGAAACAACTTGCAACCCTCTTTACTGggtaggttttattttttgtgcctTAATTCTCATCgcctaaaaataaaaagtccaagGACCTCAGACATGAGCCACAGCACATCAACTGATGGCTCTCAAAGTGTGAAGAGGCACCTGGAATGCACTCATGAGATGTGTGCAGGCCACACTGGCTTCTTCAGAACAACTCTGACCCTTGTCTCCTCTTGAACTCGATTCACCAGggccatctttctttctccataaTGGCCCCAAAGGAAGGGGATTCCTTCATGAGGGTTATAATAACCCAGCATCCTTCAAAGAACTGACTGTCCAACCCATGAGTATTCAGGTCTGTTCCAGAGTCCACACTTTCTGAAAACAGCAGGTTCCAATTTCAGAACACAAAAACCCCTTGTTTCATGAGCTTATGAACTTGGAAGTTGcctgcctcttttctttcctgaccACAGAAAGGTAAATACTCAAGCAGAAGGATAACAGAAGAAGATAGCAAAGGACCTTCATTATTATCAGCTGGAAGGGAGGGCTGTCACTGAACACACAGACCAACATCGTGATGGCAGCTGTGAGAACAGAGGAACATCAAAGGGATCTGGAGGGCAACAGTCTCTCCCAGTTCCCATCAGTGTGTGTCCTCTAACAACAGGGCTGGTCTCTGCTCCTTCTCAAGACAGCCCTATAAATGCAGGCTGGCTGCTCTTTCCCCACACACTGGGCTCCTGCTCACCCTTCCTCAAGGTGACTCTCAGCCATGAAGACACTTGtcctcctctctgtccttgtCCTGTTGGCCTTCCTGGCCCAAGCTGATCCTCTCCCAGAAGCAAATGAGGGGGATAAAAATGAGGATCAGCCAGGGGTAGAGGACCAGGATGTGTCCATCTCCTTTGGAGACCCAAAAGGCTCTGTTCTTCAAGATGTAGGTGAGTGGTGGTGCCCAGTATGACAGTGGGTTGGGATATCCTGAGACACAGTTGAATATGTGCCCTGGAATTCTGTCTGGAGCTATATGATTCAGGTAGATATCTTTATTGATCATTTATAATCTTTACTGTGTTATTTGTAGAAGTAACAGTGAGAGTCAAAAAGGTGTGTTTGATTTTCCTTAAGATTTTTGATGTAAAAATTTATCTGtgtaatagtttaaaaatataaaacatattaattAGCTCTTTGTTTATCCAACTGATAATTTTGgtatagaaagaaaaatctgctttGCTTAAAAGAATAGATTTAGGAACCAAATGCCAGTGTGTGAACATGTTGGGTCAGGAGACAGAAAATGGTGAAGGAATGTGAAATGGGTGTCAAGTCGTGCATGTAATTTACACTTGTTCAATGTATTATTTCCCAGTATTTGGAGTTGTTCATGGTGCTGGGTGTGATGTCACCATGTATCAATAGAAACAAACTTGCTCTGGACCATGTATCCTGATCTTCATAGTATTGTACACTATTGCATACTGCTGGCTACCTTACTTAATGCCTGATGTTCTCTGATTCCTTAGCTGCAAGAAAGGTGACATGTCACTGTAGAAAATATGGCTGCAGACGTTCTGAACAATTCTCTGGGTTCTGCAACAAAGGTCCAGTACACTCCATAATCTGCTGCCGCTGAGACCAGAGACAAGATCACCATGTGCTTTGAGACCTCATCATCTGTCACTACCCTTGTACTTTGCCTCAATTGTTTTTCCTTCTACAATAAATTTCCTTGCagaaaaagaatctttttttatGCTTCTTTGATGCTATGTGGCTTAGTCAGGACTCTTCTGAGCTATCTAGTAGAATCTGCAATTTATCCCTTATAAAAGAAGTCTGGGTTACATTTTAGCAAAAGTGAACAGGAGGTTAGATTCAAAGTCATGTCTCAGTGATTTTGCTCTGGATGCTTCTCTAGTCTGTCAACTCTCCTGTGTCCTTTAGATGGGACTCATCCTCAGAAACATGTCCCACATTTccaggatccattcttctattggAGGACAttgaggttgtttccattttctagctatagtgaatacagcagcaataaacatgactgaacaagtatctgtggagtaggatgctGAGTCCTTTGGGCATTTGCTAAGGAGTGGTACAGCTGTGCCTCATGGAGATTTCCTTATAGTCTTTTGAGAAGTCTCCACCCTGATTTCCATAGTTcctgcaccagtttgcaatctTGCAATCCTGACCACAGTGAATGAAGGCTCCCCTTTCCCTACACCCTCACCACATAtgttgttagttgttttcttgatcttagctGTTCTGATTGGGTTTAGCTGAAACCTCTGAGTACTTTTAATATACGTTTCTCTAACTGTTAAgaatgttgaacacttttaaatatgcttcttagctatttttattaGGTCTTTGAAAGTTTCCAACAATCTGTTAACCTGTTGGGAGAATACTTATCTCTCCCCAAACACTTCCCAGATCTACCACTTTCCCTACTTACCCAAGTTCATGCCCCCCCCTTTTAATCCATCTAGACCAGTTTGTGCTGTCCATATGTTTTTAGATGTGAGGTTTTTCACATGGCAAATTTACCATGGGATACAATAAAAAAGAACCATTCCCATTTCCCTGTCTTAGTAGCGAACAACTGGCAATACAACCACTGCTAGAGGTGGGATTTTTGTACCCAATTCCTAAGTCCATGCTGGAATCTGGTCTGATTTGGGCTTACGCACTACATGCATACCACCCTGAacattcataatttcattttaggcattttaatttcttttttctgaactctctgttcagatccatAGCTCATTTGCTCATTTCAACTGGATGATTTTCTTAActgttttatctttttagtttttttatttatgctGGATAATAATTCTTATCAGATGTATAGCTTGCAAAGAGTCTTTACCACACTGTGAGCTTCCTTTTTACTGTAgtgattattgttattattatttgctacAGGGAAggtttttagttttataaagtCCTATTGTCGGTTGTTGGCCTAAATCCTAAATGGTTATTCCCGGACATAGACATATAAACAATATTACATGGAGTCTGTTATATATTCATGCCCATGGATACATGTGTAATAATTATAACTAAAGAAGTGGTAGTAAGTTTGGGacaggaggtgggaggagctggaaggGTGGAAGAAAAATCAAAGTGGAGTAGATGCAGTGTTGCTCATGAATGTGATTTtcaggaaaatgtttaaaatgaacctgatttttaaaacatcatatcCCACATGAGTTATGTTAGAGACCTCATCAAATTCCACAGGTCTCATACATACTATGCCCAATGGACTGTCCAGAAGCCTTGCCATTAGCCCTGTCCACTGTCTTTTCCTCCAGCCTTTCTTTAGTACAATAGTGGCCACCTGTGATTGCTGACAACCTGGAAGATCTCCTGCTTAGAATCTACAATACACAGAATTCTGGCCACATGAACAAACTCCCTCATAAGGGTAGTGATGAGGATACCCTTTTAATATTCAAATACATTTGACTTACCATATCTTCATCTTCCTATTGTTtacactttcttctctcttccttcctgtattGTGGGGTCAGGAGCCCTGTACCAGCTATCTTCTCCATGGAAGAGCCAGTTTCTTGATGTGCATGAAGGACCAGATTGAGGTGGAATTTCTGTGTCCTCAAGACCACAGTTTCAGATACTTCACTGACACCTTGCCTTGCACATTTAGGGATTTGATGTGATTCATTGGATCCCTCCAGTCGTTGGGGTTGAAAACAAACAATGTGtgttaaatatttatacatttggttttagagacagggtttctctgtgtagcattggctgtcctggaactcactttgcagaccagtctggcctggaactcacagagatgagcctacctctgcctctcaagtgctgggattaatggtatgtGCAACCATACTGGgctagataattaaaaaaaaatgctttctaagtTGATAGGTAAAAAATTGGTATTTCATTGAAGTGCTACTGGCAGTTTTTTGTATGAGTTAGTGGTCCATTTGCATGGAAGGCATAATTTGCAGTTCCTGGTATTCTCTTTTTATAGCTCATTTTGCATTTGATTAATATGTAGTATTAATAGATCTTCATAAATTTAACAAACTAGCACTGTTTCCTAGGTTTTACATAATTTTTGAAAGCTTATAATTTACTCTGGCATTAATTCCACAGTGCACAAGTCCTCTATCATTCTCACTGACTTTTGTAAACCTGGAATCTCTGTATTAGTGATTTCCTGCCATAAACGCATGCCTTCCAAATTGTGTCCTGAGtcaagttctttctctccagcagAGTTTCATGAACGTTGTCATTCTGACATATACATCACGTGCATTCGCCCAGCAAGTGCAGAGGAAACAGGACTGGAGATGGCACTGATGAGTCAGGGATGGCAAAGTGACTTTGGTGACACGTTCCTGGGCTGTTCCTgcttcttctctggtcttctgtgCCACAAGCTTCTTTCCATCCTCAGCCAACACATAAGTCCTTTCATCAAAGATCCAAAGTTGATCCTGGACTATTACCTCTCATCTTTACCTGACCAGTTTGTGTGCTCAAGATGCCTGATTGTTTCCTCTGCTTCAAAGATATTCAGACTGGTGCTCACCGCAGTGTGGAACCCCAAGATGGGCCACAGCTTTCAGTACTTGTTTCTCCTTGCAGTCGCCGTGTAGACACAACACCaacatttctgtctttgtttctgaatttttattgaaattgttctttttgtacaatatattctgatgacAGTTTTCCTCTCAAATCTCCTCACAGATCCTCTTCACAACTCCAACGTGATGCCCCCCCCCCGTCTTGAAAATGAGcaggcaaataaaacaaataaacaaacaagaataatTATCATTATCAGCTGGAAGGGAGGGCTGTCACCAAACACACAGACCAACATCTTGATGAGCAGCTGTGAGAACAGAAGAACATCAAAGGGATCGTGAGGGCAACAGTCTCTCCCAGTTCCCATCAGGGCATGACCTCTCTAACTCCAGGGCCTGTCTCAGCATCTTCTCAAGACAGC
It encodes:
- the LOC114688885 gene encoding alpha-defensin 9-like — its product is MKTLVLLSVLVLLAFLAQADPLPEANEGDKNEDQPGVEDQDVSISFGDPKGSVLQDVAARKVTCHCRKYGCRRSEQFSGFCNKGPVHSIICCR